The Kribbella shirazensis genomic interval GCCGAAGGTGATCGACTGGTCGGAGTTGAAAGCCGGACTCGGGCCACATGATCTCGCCTACTGCTTGACCGTCGTACCTGCTGAGGACCGGCCGGCGCGTGACCGGGCGCTGCTGCGGGCCTACTGGGACGGCTTGAGAAGCGCGGGGGTCGACGGCTACAGCTGGGAACTCTGCGAATGGGACTTCCGGTTCTCGACGAGCTGCAAGCTCCTGCAGGCGGTCATCCAGCGCAGCGTGAAGTGGTACCGGACGGCGGCGGCCGAGATCGAGGCCATGGGCTCCCGCGCGAACCTGGCGGAGCCACCGCCGGTGCGTTGACACCGCGCTGGTGAGTGCAGGCAGATCCATTGCAGCCGGTCCGGCAGCGGCCACGCAGACCTCCTTCACCCGCGGCCGGTTCTTGTTTCGACGTGCGTCTATCTTGACTTCTGTCTAATCAGGAGGCAAGGTGGGATTCGCTGTTTAGATGAACATCAAGTCAGCGCCTGGTCGGGTTGCCGGCCTTCGGCGCGAGAAGGGATCGGCCATGGTGAGGCTCATTCGGCGGCTCAGTCGCCTCGGCAGCGTGGAGTTCTGTGAGTCGTGCAGCGAGGTCTGCACCGCGGAGTGCCGTTCGCGGGCTCACCTCGACCGGGTCCGCACTCGCCACGCGCACCTCCAGTTCCTCCGCTGACCGCTCGACACGAAGGACACGATCATGGTTACCGAGACCACCACCGGCGGGTTCGCCGGTGACCCGGCCGAGGCGTTCACTCCCCCGTCCGCAGGCAGCTGTTGCGGAGGCAGCCCGACCGGGCAGGCAGCTGCCGAATCCACCGGCGGCTGCTGCGGCACCGACACCGCCGTCCAGGCAAGCTCGTGCTGCGGATCCACTCCCGCTGCCGAGACGCCCGCCACCAACGCCACCGCAGGCGGGTGCTGCGCATGAACCCCGCGTCGCCCGGGCCCCGCGCACCCGACCTCACCACGGCCCGCGGCGACGCTCCCACCAAGGCCACACCCGCCACCAAACAGGCCTCTTCCGAAGTGATGGTGGGGGTAGTGCGGGAGCTTGCGTCTGAGCGGTATTCGGGACGGCGGATCGGTACGTCGGGCGGGAAGGCGGCCGCGGTGTGGCTGGCTGATCGGCTGCGCGGGCTCGGCGCTGCAGTCAGGCTCGACACGTTCGGCGTGGGTGGGGTGAAGGAGCTGCGGGCGACTCCCACGCTGAGCGTCGGCTCGCGAGAGTTCGTGCATCGACGTGAGTTTGCCGAGCAGCTCAGCTCGGCTGAAGTTCCTGCACCTAGGTCCGGACCGCTCCTGGCTGCCGACGCCGACTCGTGGCGTGGTGGCTGGGTGGCCGTCGCGGCCGCCGACGCGCGGACGACGGCCCGCGCGGAGAAAGAGCAGGCCGCCGGGTTGCTCGTTCCCAGGGGCGTCGACGAGGCGGGCTGGATGCCGAAGATGATCGCCGGTCCGGCGACGGGCAACGTCGCGATCCTGTCGATGCGCAGCGACCTGCACACCGGTCTGGCGGATCGAGCGGGTGAGACGGTGACGGCGACGGTTCCGATGCGAACCGTCACCGCGACCGGGACCAACGTGTACGGCGTGTTCGCCGAGCCGCTGCCCGGTGCCGTCGCAGTTCTGCTGACCGCGCATTTCGACGGTGTCGGCGACGACCCACACCTGCGGTATCCCGCGGCCGCCGACAACGCCTCAGGTGTCGCGGTCGTCCTCGAAGCCGCCCGGCTGCTCTCTGGCCGCCCGCCGTCAGGCCGCCTACCAAAGGGCGTCGGACTGTCGGTCGCCCTGCTCGACGGCGAAGAAGTCGGCGCCCGGGGATCGGCGCATCACGCACCCCAGCTGACTCCAGGCACGTACGTGATCAACGTCGACGGCGCCGCCCAACTCGGTACGGCGGCCGCGGTCGAGGCCGGCGGCCCGGCCGAACCGCTGCTGGCTGCCGTCGATCAGGCGGGTCGTCTGACCGGTGTACCGCTGCGCGCCGGCGCGATGGCCTCCGACAACCGCCGCTATGCCGCCGCCGGGCTGCCCGCGATCGGTATCGGCATGGGCATGCCCGGCTACCAGACCACCGCCGAGACCCCTGACCGCGTCGAAGCACGAACCCTCCTCGCCGCCGCCCAGCTGGTCGTGGCCACTGTGGACCACCTCGCCAACAACGCCGGCAACACCTGACGGATCCGGATTCTTGGCCGTGCAGACAGCGCCGGAAGCATCTGCACGTGCAGACGATCTTGCATCGATGAAGTGAC includes:
- a CDS encoding M28 family metallopeptidase, producing MRELASERYSGRRIGTSGGKAAAVWLADRLRGLGAAVRLDTFGVGGVKELRATPTLSVGSREFVHRREFAEQLSSAEVPAPRSGPLLAADADSWRGGWVAVAAADARTTARAEKEQAAGLLVPRGVDEAGWMPKMIAGPATGNVAILSMRSDLHTGLADRAGETVTATVPMRTVTATGTNVYGVFAEPLPGAVAVLLTAHFDGVGDDPHLRYPAAADNASGVAVVLEAARLLSGRPPSGRLPKGVGLSVALLDGEEVGARGSAHHAPQLTPGTYVINVDGAAQLGTAAAVEAGGPAEPLLAAVDQAGRLTGVPLRAGAMASDNRRYAAAGLPAIGIGMGMPGYQTTAETPDRVEARTLLAAAQLVVATVDHLANNAGNT